AGATGAATTTAAAGGATTTCTGGCAGGTGCTGGAGAATGCGCTGAATACGCTGGCGATCGTGCTCATCCTGATCGCGACCTCCTCAGCCTTTGGATGGCTGCTGACCTACTTAAAGGTGCCGGCGATCATCTCCACCGCGATCCTTGGTTTTACCACCAATAAGTATCTGATCCTGATCATGATGAACATTCTGATGCTGATCTTCGGGACCATGATGGATATGAGCTGCATCATCCTGGTGCTGACTCCGATCCTGCTTCCCATAGCGACCAGCATTGGGATCGACCCGGTACATTTCGGTGTTATCATGATCGTGAACCTGGGGATCGGTCTGATTACCCCGCCGGTTGGATCGACGCTGTTCATCGGCGCGGCGATCTCCAAGATCCCGATCGAAAAGCTGGCCAAGAGCATGCTCCCGTTCTATCTGGTCATGCTGATCGTACTGATCTTTGTAACCTACATTCCGGCGTTTGTCATGTTTCTTCCGAACCTGATCATGCCGGTGTGATAAAAGAATACTGTAAATCTTATGCTGCTGTGGTGCCTTCGGGCGCAGCAGCAGTATTTTTAGAAGGAGAATTTTAAAATGGCTTTGTGGAAAAACGATGAAGAAATGTTCCAGCTTATGAAGGATAAGCTTTATACCCCGGTGGTGGGTGATATTCTGGACCAGATGGGATATCCCCACCAGTTCCTGCCAGCAGAGATCCGCCCGCTTGCAGCGATGGTGCCTACAGCGCCCTTTGTGAACGGGGAAGAACCGGACAACCGGCTGAAGATGGCCGGTTTTGCCTGTACCGTCCTGGAAAATGACGTGTATGGCGAGCCGGAGAAGCCCTTTGGCCTTCTGACCGAGGCACTGGACCAGTTAAGGCCCAATGAGATCTATGTAGCCACCGGCGCTCACAACAGCGCGCTGTGGGGCGAGCTTCTGACCACCACCGCAAAGACCCGGGGAGCATCCGGCGCGGTGCTCGACGGATACACCAGGGATACGCCCCAGGTGCTGGGACTCAACTGGCCGGTGTTTGCCAGAGCCTGCTGGGCGCAGGATTCCAGTATCCGTACCTACGTGTTTGATTTCCGCTGTACCATCGAGATCGGACAGGTGACCATCCATGACGGCGACCTGGTATTCGGGGATGTGGACGGCGTGCTGATCATCCCGAAGGAAGTCTATGTGGAGGTGCTGGAAAAGGCGCTGGAGAAAGCTGCGGGAGAGAAGAAGGTGCGCAAAGCGATCGAGGACGGCATGAGCGCGACCGAGGCGTTTGCAACGTTTGGGATATTGTGACCGCGGGGCTGCGGTAAAGCCGGGCTTGGGCCGCAGCTTGAATGAAGGGAAAATGCAGCAGGAGGAATGACAGTGACGGCATTTCAGATTGATTTGAAAGATAACGTGGCGACGGCCTTAGAACCGCTGCAGCCAGGCAGGATCACACTGCGGGGCGATTCTGCGGAGCAGTTTATGACGGCGGTGACGGAGATCCCGGCAGGCCACAAGATCGCGCTCCGTGAGATTGCGGCTGGTGAAGATATCGTCAAGTACGGCGTCCGGATCGGCCGGGCTACGGAGGACATTAAAAAGGGAAGCTGGGTCCATCTTCACAATATCCGCAGCGTATATGACGAGCGTTCCAGCCATTTGGACGCGGTGACGGGTGCGCCCAAAGACACCCGGTACGAGTAGGAGGGATGGAGCGTATGGAGCCGATAACAGGAATGGAGCAGAATGGAACAGATATGCTTCGCCAGATGCGATGGCAGGGATATGCCAGAAAAAATGGCGGCAAGGGGATCCGCAACCGGGTCCTGGTCATCTACACCGTAAAGTGCAGTGAGCATGTGGCGCGCAGGATCGCAGAGCTGGCGGATCACCCGGATGTGGAGGTGTTGGGCTTCGATGGATGTACGGACAACCAGTATGCGGTAAACTTACTGATCAGCCTGATCCGCCATCCCAATGTGGGGGGCGTGCTGGCTGTGGGGCTTGGCTGTGAGTATGTCCAGCCGGAATGGCTCGCCAGGATCGCCGGAGAGGAAGGAAAGGAAGCGGACTGGATGTTCATCCAGGAGGCGGGCGGAACCAGGGCCGCGGTGGAAAAGGGGCTTTTAAGCGTGAAAGGGATGCTGGAGGCGCTGTCCCATACGCCGCGGGCCGACATGGGGTTTGAGGACCTGATCATCGGCGCAGAGTGCGGCGGGAGTGATTATACCAGCGGTCTTGCCGGGAATGTGGTGGTGGGACGTTTCTATGACAAGCTTGTGGATCTGGGGGGTACCGCCATCTTTGAGGAGATCGTGGAGGCGGTGGGGCTTAAATGTCTGCTGACCAGCCGGGCGGCGGATGAGAAAGCGGAGGCGGAGATCGCCTACACCTACGACAAGGCCCTTGATTACTGCAGGTCGGTCCGTCAGTATTCTGTCAGCCCGGGCAATTTTGCAGGAGGCCTTTCCACCATTGAGGAAAAGAGCATGGGCGCTGTCGTCAAGAGCGGGAGCCGCCCGATCCAGGGCGTCTTAAAGGTTTCGGTACCGGCGGTGAAGCCGGGGCTGTGGCTTTTAGACTCCACGCCGGACCCGTACTGGATGCAGTTTGGTATCACCAATCCCAACGACAATGAGGGCCTGATGGACCTGATCAGCTGCAACGCCCACATTGTGTTTCTGGTGACAGGGCGCGGCAATGTGGTAGGCAGTGCGGTCAGCCCGTGTATCAAGATCACCGGGAACCACCAGACCTTTGTGCGGATGGAGGAGGACATGGATTTTGATGCCAGCCCGGTGCTGGAAGGGGCATGCAGCCAGGATGAACTGGCGGTCCGTCTGGCCCGGATGGTGGCTGGAGTTGCCGGGGGAACGCCCAGCAAGAGCGAGGCTCTGGGACACAGGGAGTATTTTGTCCCGTATAAATATCAGGAAAAGCAGGTGGGCGCAAAGCGTGCCTGTGAGGATATATAAGACAGCATTTTTAGATGACATGGCGGCAGAGAGCGCTGTGTATTTGAGGAGGATGAGAAATATGGCAGCATTTACTGAGCAGCAGATGAAGGAATTTTCCATGGAGAAATATTATTCCCTGGACGGGCAGACTGCGGTGGTGACAGGCGGTTCCACCGGTTTGGGGCTGGCAATCACACGCTGCCTGGTCAGCGCAGGGGCGAAGGTGGCAGTGCTAAGCATGGAGGCGCCGGAGCAGGCGGCGGAGGCCTTAAAGGAGTTTGGGGACCAGGCGGTATATTATCAGTTCAACATCACTGACACGGACAACACCCAGGCTATGGCAGACAGGATCGTGGCGGAGCAGGGACCGGTCAGCATTCTGATCAACAATGCGGGAAACCACTGCAAAAAATTCATCTGGGAGATGAGCGTGGAAGAGTACGTGAGCGTGCTGAATGTCCATCTGGTGGGAGCCTTTGCCCTGACCAAGGCCCTGGTGCCGCAGATGAAGGAGCTGGGACATGGGAGGATCATCTTCCAGGCCAGCATGACAAGCTACATCGGCCAGCCGCAGGTGGCGGGATATTCCACTGCAAAGGCGGGCTATCTGGGCCTGATCCATACCCTGACGGCGGAGCTTGCGGAGTACGGGATCACAGTCAATGCCATTGCACCGGGCTGGATCGATACTCCGATGTTCCACAAGGCAACGGACAATGACGCCCCTCGACTGGCAAAGATCATGGGGCGCATTCCGGCAAAGACCGTGGGCGACCCGATGGATGTGGGGATGTGTGCGGCCTTTTTGTGCAGCGATGCGGCACGCTATATCAGCGGGACCTGCGTGCCGGTGGACGGCGGAGCACTGATCGGATTCTAATGCATTTCGGGAAAACAGTAGGAGGTTATATACATGAATACACGTTTCAGCGAGGAGCTTTGCCTGACCAACCAGACCGGGCGGGAGCTGTACCATAATTATGCAGAGCACATGCCGATCATCGATTACCACTGTCACCTGCAGCCAAAAGAAATCTTTGAGAACAGGCAGTTTGAGGATATCGGGGAAATGTGGCTGTCCGGGGACCATTACAAATGGAGGGCTATGCGCACCTTCGGGATCGAGGAAAAATACATCACAGGGAAGGAGACTTCCTATTATGAGAAATACATGGTTTTTGCGGGCATCCTGCCCCAGTTGGTGGGCAATCCCATCTACATCTGGTGTGCACTGGAGCTAAAGCGTTTTTTCGGGATCGACGAGCCGCTCTGCGCGGACAACGCAGACGAGATCTATCACCGGACAAAGGAGATGATCGCAGAGAAGAACATCACGCCGCGCTGGTGTATGGAGGTCTCCAATGTGGAGCTGGTGAGCACTACAGAGGACCCGGTGGATGATCTCCGTTACCACATTGCCATGGCGAAGGATGAGACCATGAAGACCAGGGTCATCACCGCATTCCGTCCGGATAAGGCGATGTTTGCGGCAAAGCCTGGATTTGGGGACTACATGGATGCCTTGAGCCAGGCGGCAGATATGCCGGTAAGTAGTTTTAAGGAGATGCTCACGGCCCTGGAGAACCGTCTTAAATTCTTTCAGGAGACCACAGGAACCACGGTTTCTGACGACGGGATCCCGGATTTTACTTGGGCAGATGCGTCGGAGGAGGAAGTGGAGGCGATCTTTGCAAAAGCGAAACGCGGAGAAATG
This portion of the Clostridium sp. AN503 genome encodes:
- a CDS encoding UxaA family hydrolase, with product MTVTAFQIDLKDNVATALEPLQPGRITLRGDSAEQFMTAVTEIPAGHKIALREIAAGEDIVKYGVRIGRATEDIKKGSWVHLHNIRSVYDERSSHLDAVTGAPKDTRYE
- a CDS encoding RraA family protein, whose amino-acid sequence is MALWKNDEEMFQLMKDKLYTPVVGDILDQMGYPHQFLPAEIRPLAAMVPTAPFVNGEEPDNRLKMAGFACTVLENDVYGEPEKPFGLLTEALDQLRPNEIYVATGAHNSALWGELLTTTAKTRGASGAVLDGYTRDTPQVLGLNWPVFARACWAQDSSIRTYVFDFRCTIEIGQVTIHDGDLVFGDVDGVLIIPKEVYVEVLEKALEKAAGEKKVRKAIEDGMSATEAFATFGIL
- a CDS encoding SDR family NAD(P)-dependent oxidoreductase, whose translation is MAAFTEQQMKEFSMEKYYSLDGQTAVVTGGSTGLGLAITRCLVSAGAKVAVLSMEAPEQAAEALKEFGDQAVYYQFNITDTDNTQAMADRIVAEQGPVSILINNAGNHCKKFIWEMSVEEYVSVLNVHLVGAFALTKALVPQMKELGHGRIIFQASMTSYIGQPQVAGYSTAKAGYLGLIHTLTAELAEYGITVNAIAPGWIDTPMFHKATDNDAPRLAKIMGRIPAKTVGDPMDVGMCAAFLCSDAARYISGTCVPVDGGALIGF
- a CDS encoding UxaA family hydrolase translates to MEPITGMEQNGTDMLRQMRWQGYARKNGGKGIRNRVLVIYTVKCSEHVARRIAELADHPDVEVLGFDGCTDNQYAVNLLISLIRHPNVGGVLAVGLGCEYVQPEWLARIAGEEGKEADWMFIQEAGGTRAAVEKGLLSVKGMLEALSHTPRADMGFEDLIIGAECGGSDYTSGLAGNVVVGRFYDKLVDLGGTAIFEEIVEAVGLKCLLTSRAADEKAEAEIAYTYDKALDYCRSVRQYSVSPGNFAGGLSTIEEKSMGAVVKSGSRPIQGVLKVSVPAVKPGLWLLDSTPDPYWMQFGITNPNDNEGLMDLISCNAHIVFLVTGRGNVVGSAVSPCIKITGNHQTFVRMEEDMDFDASPVLEGACSQDELAVRLARMVAGVAGGTPSKSEALGHREYFVPYKYQEKQVGAKRACEDI
- the uxaC gene encoding glucuronate isomerase, with the protein product MNTRFSEELCLTNQTGRELYHNYAEHMPIIDYHCHLQPKEIFENRQFEDIGEMWLSGDHYKWRAMRTFGIEEKYITGKETSYYEKYMVFAGILPQLVGNPIYIWCALELKRFFGIDEPLCADNADEIYHRTKEMIAEKNITPRWCMEVSNVELVSTTEDPVDDLRYHIAMAKDETMKTRVITAFRPDKAMFAAKPGFGDYMDALSQAADMPVSSFKEMLTALENRLKFFQETTGTTVSDDGIPDFTWADASEEEVEAIFAKAKRGEMLTKLEDDKYRTAFLHEMGKMYCRNGYVMQLHIGTYLDANTKYVNQVGQSTGFDCADDTTRVQSVGELLNRLTQEDMLPKTILYCLDGTNMENYAILAAGFCEKGTKAKVQLGAPWWFHDQIYGIDRQFRAASNLYPISLSVGMLTDSRSFLSYPRHELYRRVLCNFLGELVERGEYFSGEAELKKTVQNICYNNVKEYFGF